One genomic segment of Capricornis sumatraensis isolate serow.1 chromosome 6, serow.2, whole genome shotgun sequence includes these proteins:
- the LOC138080632 gene encoding securin-like: MATLIYVDKENGEPGIHVAPKDGLKLGSAPSVKALDGRSQVSTPRVGKMFDAPPALPKTARKALGTVNRATEKSVKTDGPLKQKQTTFSMKKIAEKTVIAKTSVPASDDTYPEIEKFFPFNPLDFESFDLPEEHQIAHLPLNGVPLMILDEERELEQLLHVGPPSPLKMPPLLWESNLLPSPSSILSTLDVELPPVCCDLDI; encoded by the coding sequence ATGGCTACTCTGATCTATGTTGATAAGGAAAATGGAGAACCAGGCATCCATGTGGCTCCTAAGGACGGGCTGAAGCTGGGGTCTGCGCCTTCAGTCAAAGCCTTGGATGGGAGATCTCAGGTTTCAACACCACGTGTTGGCAAAATGTTTGATGCTCCACCAGCTTTACCAAAAACTGCGAGAAAGGCTTTGGGAACTGTCAACAGAGCTACAGAAAAATCAGTTAAGACGGATGGACCgctcaaacagaaacagacaactTTCTCTATGAAAAAGATTGCTGAGAAGACTGTTATAGCAAAAACTTCGGTTCCTGCCTCAGATGACACCTatccagaaatagaaaaattctttCCCTTCAATCCATTAGATTTTGAGAGTTTTGACCTGCCTGAGGAGCACCAGATCGCCCACCTCCCCTTGAATGGAGTGCCTCTCATGATCCTTGATGAGGAGAGGGAGCTTGAGCAGCTGTTACACGTGGGCCCCCCTTCGCCTCTGAAGATGCCTCCTCTGCTGTGGGAGTCTAATCTGTTGCCGTCTCCCTCAAGCATTCTGTCGACTCTGGATGTTGAATTGCCACCTGTTTGCTGTGACTTAGATATTTAA